One Aliidiomarina minuta genomic region harbors:
- the gpt gene encoding xanthine phosphoribosyltransferase — protein sequence MTLHSNKEFFVSWEELHRATRELARRQLPAEQWQGIIAVSRGGLVPAAIIARELNIRVVDSVCVSSYDHQSQREQASILKDVSATQDGAGFLVVDDLVDTGNTLRTLRQRLPQARFITVYGKPAGLELVDDYEADLSQDTWIHFPWDMHLHYVDPLAGQDDH from the coding sequence ATGACATTACACAGCAATAAAGAGTTTTTTGTTTCCTGGGAAGAGCTGCATCGGGCTACCCGGGAATTAGCCCGCAGACAATTACCCGCCGAACAGTGGCAGGGCATTATTGCAGTCAGTCGTGGCGGTCTGGTGCCTGCTGCGATTATTGCCCGTGAGCTTAATATACGAGTAGTAGACAGTGTTTGTGTAAGTTCGTATGACCATCAGTCTCAGCGTGAGCAGGCTAGCATTTTGAAAGATGTCAGTGCGACCCAGGATGGTGCTGGATTTTTGGTCGTTGACGATTTGGTCGATACCGGAAATACATTACGGACGTTGCGTCAGCGACTGCCGCAAGCTAGATTTATTACCGTCTATGGTAAACCTGCAGGACTTGAACTGGTCGATGATTACGAAGCGGACTTAAGCCAGGATACCTGGATTCATTTCCCCTGGGATATGCATTTACATTATGTGGATCCGTTAGCCGGACAGGATGACCATTAA
- a CDS encoding thioredoxin family protein, which yields MNWFKAVIGLLIVAVAAAGIFLIVYGPPVTTEDYYQNQQMFDEQDFAAAQDNDDLILINFHRPWCPPCREQKRVLNQYFIDFTGSPVVVMEIDFDSQPELVERFGAVDPTTLVLYRGHHRIWYTHNQTQRPNIYSALQEAEYHSRLFEEDE from the coding sequence ATGAATTGGTTTAAAGCAGTCATTGGACTACTTATCGTTGCGGTTGCAGCCGCTGGGATTTTCCTGATCGTGTATGGCCCTCCGGTGACTACTGAGGATTATTATCAGAATCAGCAGATGTTTGATGAGCAGGATTTCGCCGCTGCGCAGGATAATGATGACTTAATTCTGATTAACTTTCACCGCCCATGGTGCCCGCCTTGTCGCGAGCAAAAAAGAGTTCTGAATCAATATTTTATTGACTTCACTGGGTCGCCGGTTGTGGTTATGGAAATAGACTTTGATAGTCAGCCTGAACTAGTTGAACGCTTTGGAGCTGTTGATCCCACTACCTTAGTACTGTATCGGGGCCACCATCGTATCTGGTATACCCATAATCAGACGCAAAGGCCTAATATATACAGTGCTTTACAGGAAGCCGAGTATCATTCGCGTTTGTTTGAAGAAGATGAATAG